A single window of Nicotiana sylvestris chromosome 3, ASM39365v2, whole genome shotgun sequence DNA harbors:
- the LOC138887651 gene encoding uncharacterized protein → MPDDEQRRLERFSRLQPPSFSGAQGENAQGFLDKCQRMLRTTGILESSGVAFTTFQFTGAAFTWWEVYERRRPVGAAPLTWQEFSTLFLEKWIPQSQREELHRQFEWLRQGDMTVSQYEARFSELARYASWIVPTDRERIKRFVDGLNYHLRILMTRERVLGIPFEDAVDIARDIETARRQEREEREAKRSQGSGSFSGALLRGQFQQGRGCSFRPAQLARPEYRGGSSGRGYQGSQKSQPSLSALPTQSSSRSPSA, encoded by the coding sequence ATGCcagacgatgagcagcgtcgtctcgagaggttcagtagacttcagcctccttctttcagtggtgctcagggcgagaatgcccagggttttctcgacaagtgtcagcgtatgcttcggacaacagggattcttgagtccagCGGTGTGgcttttactacatttcagtttACTGGAgcggccttcacttggtgggaggtgtATGAGCGGCGTAGGCCGGTAGGTGCAGCACCTttgacttggcaggagttctccactctcttcttggagaagtggaTACCGCAGTCTCAGAGGGAGGAGCTgcatagacagtttgagtggcttcgccagggagatatgactgtgtctcagtatgaggcgagattttctgagttggctcgttatGCCTCATGGATAGTTCCGACTGAtcgagagaggattaagaggttcgtGGATGGTCTTAATTATCACCTTCGTATTCTGATGACTCGAGAGAGAGTTTTGGGTATTCCCTTCGAGGATGCAGTTGATATTGCTCGTGATATTGAGACGGCTCGCCgccaggagagagaggagagggaggccaagaggtctcaaggTTCTGGCAGTTTCAGTGGCGCTCTTTTGAGGGGACAGTTCCAGCAGGGTCGAGGTTGTTCTTTCAGGCCCGCTCAGTTAGCTCGACCTGAGTACCGAGGTGGATCTTCTGGTCGTGGTTATCAGGGTTCTCAGAAAAGTCAGCCATCTCTCAGCGCTCTTCCAACACAGAGTTCATCTCGTTCTCCATCTGCTTAG